One region of Candidatus Saccharibacteria bacterium genomic DNA includes:
- a CDS encoding transposase, whose amino-acid sequence MDVKHWKRKGYQYDIVDCATRIKYKRIYPGCDPATTVDFLEHAVRFFDPAFRFKGIQTDNGTEFTYDHLPQVRPETECPTVRWLREHGIEHLRIPPSSPHLNGRVERPHGVDKDRYKRLTTNSHTLVELREFCNEDCLDYNFYRPHSMLDMMTPIEYLQSLKGYEQATVDTSVLDVR is encoded by the coding sequence ATGGATGTCAAACATTGGAAGCGCAAAGGCTACCAGTATGACATCGTCGACTGTGCTACGAGGATAAAATACAAACGGATCTATCCTGGATGCGACCCTGCGACAACGGTAGATTTTCTTGAGCATGCGGTCAGGTTCTTTGACCCAGCTTTCAGGTTCAAAGGGATTCAGACCGACAATGGCACAGAGTTCACCTACGACCATTTGCCGCAAGTGAGACCGGAAACAGAGTGCCCGACTGTCCGGTGGCTCAGAGAACATGGGATTGAGCACCTCCGCATCCCGCCGTCATCGCCACATCTCAACGGTCGAGTCGAGCGACCGCACGGAGTAGACAAGGATAGATACAAACGGCTAACAACGAATTCGCACACACTTGTCGAATTAAGAGAGTTTTGTAACGAAGATTGTCTCGACTACAACTTTTACCGACCGCATAGTATGCTAGACATGATGACACCGATTGAATACCTGCAAAGCTTGAAGGGTTACGAGCAGGCGACGGTGGATACTAGTGTGCTAGATGTTCGGTAG
- a CDS encoding KH domain-containing protein — translation MDEQFVEYVVKSLVGKPEAVSIKRSVDEKGVLLELTVDAEDLGRVIGKRGATAQSIRTLLRALGTKQEARYNLKIVDVDRLDENGNPLPRPERPERVQNDSSSNYADGNGSSAAPVADDASDDSSGSSFVSAAVPNDDDDQEDKPVEKKESDAMARTRAELADLDDLDI, via the coding sequence ATAGACGAACAATTCGTCGAGTACGTAGTAAAATCACTCGTCGGAAAACCAGAGGCAGTTAGTATAAAACGCAGCGTAGATGAAAAAGGTGTATTGCTTGAACTTACCGTAGACGCAGAAGACCTTGGTCGCGTGATTGGTAAGCGGGGTGCAACGGCACAAAGTATTCGCACTTTGCTACGAGCGCTTGGTACCAAGCAAGAAGCGCGCTACAACCTAAAAATTGTAGATGTTGACCGCTTAGACGAAAACGGCAATCCTCTACCTCGTCCCGAGAGACCAGAGAGAGTACAGAATGATTCTAGCAGTAACTATGCCGATGGAAACGGTAGCAGTGCAGCGCCAGTAGCAGATGACGCTTCAGACGACAGCTCAGGCAGCTCATTTGTTTCAGCCGCCGTACCGAATGACGACGACGATCAAGAGGACAAACCAGTTGAGAAAAAAGAAAGTGACGCCATGGCTCGCACTCGTGCGGAGCTTGCCGATCTCGACGATCTCGACATCTAA
- a CDS encoding helix-turn-helix domain-containing protein has protein sequence MTEKQLLVYGARIRLGWFRKAEELGNVAAACRFYGIPRRTYYYWHSRWVSQGKALTSLYDMPRTPKSHTNDADDEVVSLVVQLRLGLGYGENALAHVLRRDYGVATSVHGVHNILSRAKLLEERKRRYAKPASSVTVSITRAKSDRWMSNIGSAKATSMTSSTVLRG, from the coding sequence ATGACAGAGAAACAATTGCTCGTGTATGGAGCACGGATTCGTTTAGGGTGGTTTCGTAAAGCCGAAGAACTCGGGAATGTTGCGGCAGCCTGCCGGTTCTACGGCATTCCTCGACGAACATATTACTACTGGCATAGTCGCTGGGTGAGTCAGGGCAAAGCCCTGACGAGCCTGTACGATATGCCTCGTACGCCAAAGAGCCACACTAATGACGCCGATGACGAGGTAGTGAGTCTCGTCGTGCAGCTTCGCCTTGGTCTTGGTTACGGCGAAAATGCTCTTGCGCATGTCCTCAGGCGGGATTACGGCGTCGCCACATCTGTGCACGGTGTCCACAACATCCTGAGCCGAGCAAAGTTACTAGAAGAGCGCAAAAGAAGGTACGCAAAACCCGCCAGCTCAGTGACCGTGAGTATTACCCGGGCGAAGTCGGACAGATGGATGTCAAACATTGGAAGCGCAAAGGCTACCAGTATGACATCGTCGACTGTGCTACGAGGATAA
- the nusB gene encoding transcription antitermination factor NusB, with the protein MASNRHLGRIVALQTLYELDFRREANDDTFDLGLVLKRNISRYESTVDDVFFIEELVKGVAKYQDQLDNELRPLAPEWPLEQIARMDRVVLRMGLYELHYEPDVPPKVVINEAVELAKAFGGDNSSKFINGVLGTALKNKEGTDAVKATEEKVLSEVKPVKKSPVKKVALKKTTKPSAKKAA; encoded by the coding sequence ATGGCTTCTAACCGCCACCTTGGTCGCATTGTTGCACTTCAAACGCTCTATGAGCTGGATTTTCGGCGCGAAGCAAACGATGACACATTTGACCTAGGTTTGGTACTCAAGCGCAATATTTCGCGCTACGAATCAACAGTCGATGATGTGTTTTTCATAGAGGAACTAGTCAAGGGCGTCGCCAAGTATCAAGATCAGCTAGACAACGAACTCCGTCCGCTCGCACCCGAGTGGCCTTTGGAGCAGATTGCACGGATGGATCGTGTAGTGCTAAGGATGGGATTGTATGAGCTGCATTATGAACCGGATGTTCCGCCAAAAGTGGTTATAAATGAAGCGGTCGAGCTTGCCAAAGCCTTTGGCGGCGACAACTCAAGCAAGTTTATAAACGGTGTTCTTGGTACGGCTCTAAAAAACAAAGAAGGCACAGATGCGGTGAAAGCTACAGAGGAAAAAGTATTATCCGAAGTGAAACCAGTCAAAAAATCACCTGTCAAAAAAGTAGCTTTAAAAAAAACCACCAAACCTAGTGCGAAGAAGGCAGCGTAA
- a CDS encoding leucine--tRNA ligase, whose translation MKRYNPKEIEPKWQAEWDRQQVYKANLNSDKPKYIAMSMFNYPSGAGIHIGHAMNYTISDVMARYKRQQGYESYHPVGWDAFGLPAENYAIKAGVSPQESMAKIIPSYHTQYKAMGWSNDWSKEISTHLPEYYRWTQWIFVQMYKHGLAYQDARMQWWCTKCQTVLANEQVLDGKCWRHDAADDPEVQKKEVKQWFFKITEYADELLEATDALDWSEVVKTAQKNWIGKSEGANVRFKVEGLGAVDEFVEVFTTAHDTIFGTTFMVLAPEHALVSRYGQLAENAVDIEEYTAAVMRKSELERMADKTKSGVPIEGLFAINPLNGAKIPIWTADYVLMGYGTGAVMGVPGEDERDNEFAKKFGLPIIFTTEQQEFVSYSECIKPHRKEYIVSNSGEFDGMDFEKGRQAMLDALVAKNSGEPVTQYKIRDWSVSRQRYWGAPIPIIHCPKDGIVLDENLPVILPELDDFAPSGDGRSALARAEDWLKVDCPQCGGPAERETDTLDTYICSSWYYLRYFDGANKDAIFDSAIANKWMPIDFYNGGDHATAHMIYARFITRFFHKLGLVDSPEPFKRFLFNGKVTASDGTMFSKSKGNGVDPLEIIAQGYGADALRTYLMFAAPLDLWMRWDPQGVPGTYRFLNRVFNLVQEFCMPSTSRESVANTPVQNPAVLRAIHAAIQKVTADLESQRYNTAIAAMMEATNTLYALKTKDNFADRAAWQFALESLVALVAPFAPHIADELWHDLGRESSVQQDSWPLCDEQYLVTDTMTIAIQVNGKLRGTIDVGNESSEADIVETAKRDEKVAAHLEGKAIIKTIYVPKKLVSFVLK comes from the coding sequence ATGAAACGCTATAACCCTAAGGAAATAGAACCAAAGTGGCAAGCAGAGTGGGACAGACAGCAGGTCTATAAAGCCAATCTGAATTCTGATAAACCAAAATATATCGCCATGAGTATGTTTAACTACCCGAGCGGTGCAGGTATTCATATTGGCCATGCGATGAACTACACAATCTCAGATGTCATGGCTCGTTACAAACGCCAACAAGGTTACGAGAGTTATCATCCAGTGGGTTGGGATGCGTTTGGCTTGCCAGCAGAAAATTATGCTATTAAAGCCGGTGTGTCTCCGCAGGAAAGCATGGCAAAAATCATTCCCAGCTACCACACCCAGTACAAAGCCATGGGTTGGAGTAACGATTGGTCAAAAGAAATATCTACCCATTTACCAGAATATTACCGCTGGACTCAGTGGATTTTTGTGCAGATGTACAAACACGGTCTGGCCTACCAAGATGCTCGCATGCAGTGGTGGTGCACAAAGTGTCAGACAGTGCTCGCAAACGAGCAGGTGTTAGACGGCAAATGCTGGCGTCACGATGCTGCCGATGACCCCGAAGTACAAAAAAAAGAAGTCAAACAATGGTTTTTCAAGATTACCGAATACGCGGACGAATTGCTAGAAGCGACCGATGCGCTCGATTGGTCAGAAGTGGTCAAAACTGCTCAAAAAAACTGGATTGGTAAAAGCGAAGGAGCCAATGTTCGTTTTAAAGTCGAAGGCCTTGGTGCGGTTGATGAATTCGTAGAGGTATTTACTACCGCTCATGATACGATTTTTGGGACAACTTTTATGGTGCTTGCTCCAGAGCATGCGTTGGTTTCGCGCTACGGTCAACTTGCAGAAAATGCGGTTGATATTGAAGAGTATACTGCTGCTGTTATGCGCAAAAGTGAGCTAGAGCGCATGGCTGATAAAACGAAGAGTGGCGTTCCGATAGAGGGCCTTTTTGCGATCAATCCGCTTAACGGCGCCAAAATTCCGATATGGACTGCTGATTATGTCCTGATGGGATACGGGACGGGTGCAGTTATGGGCGTACCTGGTGAAGATGAACGAGACAATGAATTTGCAAAAAAATTTGGTCTACCGATTATATTTACTACCGAGCAGCAAGAGTTTGTATCTTATAGCGAATGCATTAAGCCGCACCGTAAAGAGTATATCGTTTCCAACTCAGGAGAATTCGATGGCATGGATTTTGAAAAGGGCCGACAAGCTATGCTTGACGCACTTGTAGCTAAAAATTCAGGAGAGCCTGTTACACAGTATAAAATTCGTGATTGGAGCGTCAGTAGGCAGCGCTACTGGGGAGCGCCAATCCCCATCATTCACTGTCCAAAAGACGGAATTGTACTCGACGAAAACTTGCCAGTGATACTGCCAGAGCTCGACGATTTTGCGCCGAGTGGTGATGGCCGCTCTGCCTTGGCGAGGGCCGAAGATTGGCTAAAAGTCGACTGCCCACAGTGTGGCGGTCCAGCCGAGCGCGAAACAGACACCCTTGACACCTACATTTGCAGCAGTTGGTACTACCTGCGCTATTTCGACGGAGCAAACAAGGACGCAATATTCGATAGTGCCATTGCCAACAAATGGATGCCGATAGATTTTTACAATGGAGGCGATCACGCCACGGCGCACATGATATACGCGCGGTTCATAACCCGCTTTTTCCATAAGCTTGGGCTTGTTGATAGCCCTGAACCATTCAAAAGGTTCTTGTTCAACGGCAAAGTTACCGCTAGTGATGGCACAATGTTTAGTAAAAGCAAGGGAAATGGTGTCGACCCGCTTGAGATTATTGCCCAAGGCTACGGCGCCGATGCGTTGCGCACCTACCTGATGTTTGCGGCCCCGCTCGACCTTTGGATGCGCTGGGATCCGCAGGGTGTACCAGGTACGTACCGGTTTTTAAACCGCGTGTTCAATCTGGTGCAAGAATTCTGCATGCCCTCAACGAGCCGAGAGTCAGTCGCCAATACTCCAGTACAAAATCCGGCGGTTTTGCGGGCGATTCATGCAGCAATCCAAAAGGTAACAGCCGATCTTGAGTCGCAGCGCTATAACACTGCCATCGCCGCCATGATGGAAGCTACCAATACACTCTATGCATTGAAAACCAAAGATAATTTTGCCGACCGTGCCGCCTGGCAGTTTGCGCTCGAGAGTCTCGTTGCCCTGGTGGCGCCCTTTGCGCCGCATATCGCCGATGAGCTGTGGCACGACCTAGGTAGGGAATCCTCAGTGCAGCAGGATAGCTGGCCGCTGTGCGACGAGCAGTACTTAGTGACGGACACGATGACAATAGCTATCCAGGTAAATGGTAAACTGCGTGGAACTATCGACGTCGGAAACGAATCAAGTGAAGCTGACATCGTAGAAACTGCCAAGCGGGACGAAAAAGTAGCGGCACATCTAGAGGGTAAAGCAATTATCAAAACCATCTATGTCCCCAAAAAACTGGTCAGCTTCGTCCTGAAGTAG
- the rpsP gene encoding 30S ribosomal protein S16 has product MLVIRLQRTGRKGHAQFRVVVQDSRRTPTSGKIVAQVGTYDPHTKTLNLDKERAQHYLDHGAQPSDRVVLIFKKEGMKLPSWVKTPAKQEGKLRHPEKLRRNQPEEPKEEAPAKEPDAEPAAEQPAATEVETPVAEEKPVE; this is encoded by the coding sequence ATGTTAGTTATTCGTTTGCAGCGCACAGGCCGTAAGGGCCACGCACAATTCCGCGTTGTCGTGCAAGACAGCCGTCGGACCCCAACCAGTGGCAAAATTGTCGCGCAGGTCGGAACATATGACCCACATACCAAAACACTCAATCTAGACAAAGAGCGTGCACAACACTATCTTGATCATGGCGCACAGCCAAGTGATAGGGTTGTGTTGATCTTCAAAAAAGAAGGCATGAAGCTGCCTAGCTGGGTGAAAACACCCGCAAAACAAGAAGGCAAGCTCCGCCACCCAGAAAAACTTCGTCGCAATCAACCCGAAGAGCCCAAAGAAGAAGCACCTGCTAAAGAGCCAGATGCTGAACCGGCGGCTGAGCAACCAGCTGCTACAGAAGTTGAGACTCCTGTAGCCGAAGAAAAACCGGTTGAATAA
- the rnc gene encoding ribonuclease III, giving the protein MDTTLYQDFAKQFLGGAFKNLEVLIVAFTHRSYLNEHKKSASEHNERLEFLGDAVLELVVTEYLYTHHSEPEGILTNWRSSLVRTESISAAGARLGVEPLLRLSRGEKNGTERARAQILANAFEAIIGALYLERGYEACRIFITDTILSTFDDILETGSWMDPKSRLQEIVQGQVGATPNYRVLSEEGPDHEKEFTVGVYVNDKLVGRGNGPSKQTAQVSAAATALKTYV; this is encoded by the coding sequence ATGGACACAACACTATATCAGGATTTTGCAAAACAGTTTTTGGGAGGAGCATTTAAGAACCTTGAAGTGCTTATTGTGGCATTTACACACCGTTCTTATTTGAACGAGCATAAAAAATCGGCCAGCGAACACAATGAGCGACTTGAATTTCTCGGCGATGCTGTACTGGAGCTGGTTGTGACCGAATATCTATACACTCACCACAGTGAGCCAGAGGGTATCCTTACTAACTGGCGAAGCTCACTTGTTCGGACTGAGAGTATTAGTGCGGCCGGTGCCCGCCTGGGAGTTGAGCCTTTGCTTCGCCTGAGCCGAGGAGAAAAGAATGGCACAGAACGTGCACGGGCACAAATACTAGCCAACGCATTTGAAGCAATTATTGGCGCGCTGTACCTGGAGCGTGGATATGAAGCCTGTAGAATATTTATAACTGATACAATCCTCTCGACATTTGACGATATACTCGAAACAGGTTCATGGATGGATCCAAAATCGCGGCTGCAGGAAATAGTGCAGGGTCAGGTGGGCGCCACTCCAAATTACCGAGTGTTAAGCGAGGAAGGCCCCGACCATGAAAAAGAATTTACAGTGGGTGTGTATGTCAACGACAAGCTTGTTGGGCGTGGTAATGGCCCTAGCAAACAGACCGCTCAAGTTTCCGCCGCCGCAACGGCCCTCAAGACTTACGTTTGA
- the trmD gene encoding tRNA (guanosine(37)-N1)-methyltransferase TrmD, producing the protein MRIQIITLFPDMFTGMLGSSMLWKAANRGIVQYELINLRDFGLGPRKQVDDTPYGGGDGMLIKPEPVVAAVEFAKDRDPAAKVILPTPRGKMYKQSDAKRLAADENGLIVVCPRYEGYDERITQWVDEQFCMGKYVLTGGELPAMIIIDSVVRLLPGVLGGETSADIESFQDDDETIEYPQYTRPAEFRGLKVPEVLQNGNHAAIAKWREKTC; encoded by the coding sequence ATGAGAATTCAGATTATTACCTTATTTCCAGATATGTTTACCGGTATGCTTGGGAGCAGCATGCTGTGGAAGGCTGCCAACCGGGGTATTGTGCAATATGAATTAATAAATTTACGGGATTTTGGACTTGGCCCCCGCAAGCAAGTCGACGATACGCCTTATGGTGGTGGAGATGGTATGCTCATTAAACCAGAACCGGTTGTGGCGGCTGTAGAATTCGCAAAGGATCGAGACCCTGCAGCAAAAGTTATATTACCGACCCCCAGAGGCAAGATGTATAAACAATCAGACGCAAAACGTCTAGCGGCCGATGAAAACGGGCTCATTGTCGTCTGCCCTCGGTACGAAGGCTATGATGAGCGCATTACGCAGTGGGTCGATGAACAATTTTGCATGGGTAAGTATGTCCTCACGGGCGGCGAGCTACCTGCCATGATCATCATCGACAGCGTTGTTCGCCTGCTTCCCGGTGTACTTGGCGGCGAAACTAGCGCAGACATAGAATCGTTCCAAGATGACGATGAAACAATAGAGTACCCCCAGTACACGCGCCCAGCAGAATTTCGAGGCCTCAAAGTGCCCGAAGTGCTCCAAAACGGCAATCACGCCGCCATCGCAAAGTGGCGTGAAAAAACTTGCTAA
- a CDS encoding NUDIX domain-containing protein: MGEAKRKRIAMEGIKKPIEGIRNFVTRRPVIQEVVHETTSGGVVYRRNEKAGNVEILLIKDAKNRWTIPKGHVEEGEEPKATAEREIREETGLQEMHVQQWLGKVNFRYRRNHTLVLMTMHIYLVEGMGNTNRLHPEDWLSDIQWLPAPKAVDEIAYEDIGKLMLVGMKKVRERNAN, translated from the coding sequence ATGGGTGAGGCAAAGCGAAAAAGAATTGCCATGGAAGGTATCAAGAAACCGATTGAAGGTATTCGCAATTTTGTGACACGTCGGCCGGTCATTCAGGAAGTTGTACACGAAACGACTTCTGGCGGCGTCGTGTATCGTCGGAATGAAAAAGCTGGTAACGTAGAGATACTGCTCATTAAAGATGCGAAAAATCGCTGGACTATACCAAAAGGGCATGTTGAAGAGGGTGAAGAGCCAAAAGCGACCGCCGAGCGAGAAATTCGCGAAGAAACAGGTCTCCAAGAAATGCATGTCCAACAATGGCTTGGCAAAGTAAACTTTCGCTACCGCCGCAACCATACGCTGGTACTGATGACGATGCACATTTACCTTGTCGAGGGCATGGGCAATACTAACCGCCTCCACCCCGAAGATTGGCTGAGTGACATTCAGTGGTTACCCGCACCTAAGGCAGTCGATGAGATTGCCTACGAAGACATCGGTAAACTTATGCTGGTTGGGATGAAAAAAGTACGAGAAAGGAACGCAAACTAG